The window GTGCTTTCCCAAGCACCGCTGCCTTTCAGCGATGCCTGAAAGCGGCAAGCTGGTCTGACACTGCATCCGCTTGTTTCCCCACGTGCTGGTGCTCAGAGGATGCTGCGCTGGGGGAGCTGTGGCcccggagcccctctgctgccagcgctgcccaAAGGGGCTGAGCCTGAGTCTTCACCCTTTCATGGTTGCTACAGCCCCAGTGTCACGAAGCACTGTGTCCCCAACCTCACCAACGAACGTGGATCCAGCCATGTGTCACCCCGGGGTGGTTatgctgctggaggtggctgtTATCCTGCCCGCAGGCTTGCACACCTCCTCTTCGCCATGCAGACGCCCAGCACAGGCTGAGCCGGCTCCGTTGCCTCCTCGGACTCTCCTCTCCACCGCCTCTCACCCCTGCTTCATCCTCCCAGGGGGTGTGCAGcctcctcacctcctcccaggGCGCCTTCCCCAGCAAATCAGGGCTCCAGCCCCGGCACCAGGACCCAGCCCTTGTGGTGGGCATCGGCCCTGGCTCAATGCCATCCCATCCTGCCCACCGTGGAGTATCTGCCCCAGTTTGGCCACCAACACGGCTGTCCACCTGGCCAAATTGCTATCTCTGCACCCATGGCTGCACCCAGCAGAAACGGCTCCCCGGCACAGTGACCCACGGACCACAGCCAAACGCGGGGTACATTAAACACCCTCCATGTGCTGCGTCTCCCTGCCTTCCTTCGAGGGCGCTACGGGAACCTGTGCCAACCAACCAACACACGTGGCTGCCCCTCGCTGCTGATACGACTGCCCCGGCCATGTAGCACCCACCTCTTGTCCAGGAGCAGCTTGCCAGAGGCTTTGTTGCTGCGGGAGGAGCAGAAGGCAGCCATGAGCCCTGCGTGCTgcgccatgccgtgctgtgccacgCTGTGCAGTGCCATGGGGCCGGGGCTCACCTGCACAGCAGGCTCCGGGCCacgcagcccagggcagccagcagcagggcactGGATACAGTCAGCACAGTCACAAACCAGGCCGGTGGAAGCCATGCCGCCTCCGTCCGTGTGATGaccagcagctccttctgcagcgtctgcagaggtggtggggtgAGGGGACACGTGAGGACCGGCGGGTCTGACTGACCTGCGACCACCACCCAGCCAGCGGGCTCTGCTCACCGTGTGCCAGGTGGTGGTGCTGGGTGGCACCGGGGTGGTCCAGGGGGTGACACGCACCACCAGTGCCACCACGGTGCTGCGgcgggggacaccggggctgccccacacctccACCAGCAGCACGAAAGTGCGGGGCTCGGCTAGGTCATTGGAGAGGTAGAAAAGGGTGTTCCCCTCCAGCCAAAAGCGCCCATCCTCGTTGCCTGGACAAGAGGGTCTGCTCAGTGCCACACCACGGTGAGGGGCTGGGTTGTGCTGTGGCTTAGCTGCTCCTCACCTCCGGCAATGGCATACGCCAGCGCAGCACCGTCGAGGCTGCCCTGGCACGCCAGGCGGGTGACGGGCTGGCGGCTGCCCAATCTGGCCATGATCCACAGCTCCTGCACCTCGGGGGTGCACACCGGCGCCTGGTTCGGCACGGCCTGCCAGGAGCAGGGGTTGGACATGGCATGGCACCCATGGGGCTTGCACTCAGTGCGACGAACCCACCAGGCTTGCACCCGCACCTGCAGGCGCACGACCACGTCGCACAGGCGGCTCCACCGCTTTGCCGGGTCCAGGTCGTTGCGGGTGTCCGTCAGCCGCACCATCAGCCTGTAGCGCTTGTACCGCTGGGAGTCGAGGGGTCCCACCACGCGGATGTCGCCTGTGGGGCAGCGCGAGCTgctgggcacccatgggtgccggggggtgcggcaggggctggggaaggggccaggtgCTCACCGGTGCGTGTGTCGATGGAGAAGGGCTGCATGGGGCCAGTGCCCCCCTCCAGGCTGTACTCAAGGCTGTCTGGTGGGTAGTCACGGTCGCTGCCGGCCACGCGCCCCACGGTGCTGCCGAAAGCCGCCGTCTCCAGCACGGTGAAGTCGGCACCATTGGGGCATGCTGGCGTGAATTCGTTGACGGGTGTCACTGTCACGAGCACGGGGACGCGGGCTGTGTGGCAGATGGAGGCTCAGCCACGTTGGCACCACCCAGCAGCCCACACTGAGCTGGGGGTGATGCCCCCAGAGaggctgggggacacagggatggtgGCACCACCCCTGGGGTGGTCCTCTctggggcagcagaggaggaacaTTTCCTCTGTGATCTGCTAGTTTTGGGATCAGGAAGGGCCTTTTTCCATCCCCTGGAGATCCCTTTGGAGACACGGGCACTCACTACTCCGTGGGGACTGCCCTCCTGCCGTCACCATGATGGTGGCCGTGAACTGGAAGCCCACAGCGGCCATGGCTTCTGAGTCATAGTCCAGGGTGGTGTTGACCTGCcgagccagggcaggggggtcagGCAGAGCCAGGGAGCCCTGCAAAGCTGCGATGCCAGGGAAGCCGGAGAGCGAGGCGGGGAACAGGCAGGCCTTGGAGGGGCAGAGAGCCCCGGGAACCCCAGCCCAGGACCCGGCGTGACAGCAGATGTCAGAGGGTCCCCACTGTCCTGCTGGTCTCCCCCAGGTCCTGGGCGCTGCCCCTGGCCCTGCTCACCTGCAGCTGTGGCCCCTCCATGCGGAagcgggagagggaggcagggggCCCCTCAAGGCCATAGTGCAGGCAGTCCTTGGCACCGGTGGGGTCTGTGCACCTCAGTGTCACCAGGGTGGTGCCGGGGGACACCGTCTCGGGCACCTGGGACCTGCAGTGGGGTGGCTGACGGCTCAGCTCCCATCCCCCATGTCACAGGGACGGAGGAGCTTTTCCcgcaccccacaccccccccaaaccatACACAGAGATGGCTGGGACACAGCTCGGCGCCCGCCGGTCCACCTCCTGCACAGTGATGTTGATCATGGCAGTGGCACGGTCAGCAGGGTTCAGGGTGTTGTAAGCCTGGACGAGGAGGCGTGCGTGGGCCACGTCCAGCCGGCGGGTGCTGCGGATCTCACCCGTCACTGTGGGAGAAGGCACAGCCTCGcgtggggcacggggacagggtGGCCCTGAGGACCCCTGGCACCCCGCTCACCCTCATCAATGGTGAAGAGCACGGGCACTGTAGGCGCGAGGATGGCATAGCGGACATTGTCACCGCTGGCATGGACCTGCGTGACCACCTCCAAGGGGCTGGTGCCCTCCGGCACTGTCACAGCCCACTGCGGCTCGCTGCAGGCAAGGCGGGCAGTGTGGCATGGCCTGGTGCCACCCGCAccccccgcccagcccagccccactcacCGGAAGGTGACACTGGGACGTTGCGATGGCAGCACCTCCACCGTCACAGCCCCGCTGCAGTTGTGCCCGTGGCGGTCCATCACCTCGatctccagcctgaacctctgCAAGGCAGGACCAGGGCAGACGTAGGACAGCCCCGAGTGGCACCAGGGACAGTGATGGGGACGAAGACAGGAATAAGGATGAGGACAGTAACAGGGACaggaactgggatgggatggggacaggaacagGGACAGAGATACAAAAGAGAAGGGGAACAGGGGCGAGAATGGGGCTTGGAGCAGGAACATGGGTGGGAATAggggtggagatggagatgaggacAAGCTGGAAACCAGAATGGGGATGGGAatagggacagggatgaggactGGGACAGGACTCAAGATGcagaagaggatggggacagggttaGGGACAGGGCTGTAGCATTCCCAGGGCCGGGGGGAGATGGGAGCCCAGTGGGAGGAGCAGGAcgggcagagctgtgggcagTGCCAGTGAGGGGCTAagcccaggcaggctgagaggcAGCGGTGACAGCCTGGGGACATTGATGCCCACCTGAGTGTCCTTGCTGGGGTTGAAACCACCGGCAGGTGCCAGCACCAGACCCCGGTGGGTGAGCGTGAGTGGTGTGTCCTGGTTTCGGAGCCTGAACTGCAGGAGGAGGGTGGCaacctctgtcccctcctccatACCCAGGGTCCCCCCATCCTCAAGGCTGTAGGGGCTGCGGGACCTCGGGGCACCCGCCACTCACCGTCAGCCCACCGAGTGGCTGCGGCAGCACCACGTACAGGGGTGTCCGGGGCGCCACGTCCGCCGACACCCGCACCACATCTccccctgcagcacagcacagccgtGGGACCCCAGTGCCAGCTGGCACCCGTGGCCCCCGCCACCCTGCACCCGCTACTCCCCATCTCCTACCCGTGCTGGTGAAGGGGGCATCACAGCGCAGCACCTGCCCCGCTGTCACCTGGACAAAGAGCcgctcttccacctcctcctcaccGGGACAGGCAGCCCGCAGGGTCAGGGTGTACTGGTTCACCTGGTGGGCATCGAGCTCCGCACCGGCACGCAGTGTCACCTGCCGCAGGGACACGGCGCTCAGCAGGGCGCccgtgggctcctgccccactcCCCGTCCCCCAGCCGCACCTCTGCCCGAAATGTGGTGGTGACCATGGGGTCGGTGTTGACGGTGATGGTGTTGAAGGGGTGGCCAGGCTCGACGCCGTGCAGGGTGATGTTGGGGCTGCCACTCGCATTGCTGCAGGACACGGTCACCTCGACCACACGGGTGCCTGGCGCCGCGTCCTCACTCAGGGCCACCACGAGCGGCAGGCCATGCAGGGCTGGTGGGAGACCCCGGGGACTGGCCTCGCACCCGGCCAGTGCCACCAATGGCTCGTCCGGCTGTGCTTAGggagccctgctcctgcacctgggCAACCACACGACCACAGGTCTCCCCGCCAGGcgcagcagagcccagggcacCCCGCTCTTACCTGTTGCTCTGACGAAAGTCCCTGCAAAGAGGAGAGTGTCACCCTAGCCTACCAGATGTGCCTCAGCaatgccctggggaggccccagaGACGCCCCAGTGATGCTCGGACATGGGGCAGCGATGCCCCCAAGATGGCTCAGTAATGTCCTGGCGATGGCCCAAGGATGTCCCAGTGACGATCTGAGGACACCCTGGCAATGACCTGGACATACCCCAGTgatgtcccctccctgcctgaACCCAGCCAGGCAACTGCCGGCCCCTCTGCCCATCCAACCGGGGGGAGACtatcccctgtccccatccccccagTCCCCCACCCAGGGTCTGGCAAAGGGTGCCCCCAACCCTCAAGTGCCTACCTGAGGCACAgaggccgaggaggaggaggaggaggaaggtgaggcgTCTGTGCATGTCCATGGCTCGCTGCCTGTTTGGGACAAGCTGGAGCCCGTTGCCAGGAGTGCTGAGCACCACCCCGGCCCAGCGTCACACCGGCCACCCATGGCTGCCAGCCCGGCCCTAGGGCAGGGACAGGACACGGCCCTGgtgcccccagctcccacacgCCTCTGGTCCCAGCCTCTTGCCATCCCTTGGGTGGATGCCCAGCTGGcacggggcaggcaggcagcgatGCTCCGTGGGGTTTTGCCGCCACACCGTGCTGCCTTGCCACGCAGCATGCTCAGGGAAAACCGGGAAAATTAGCTAGGAGCTAATTTTTGGCCACGTTCTCCTTCATTTGCAAACCAGAGCCGCTTCTCTGCGAATTCGTATTAAGCGCTATTAGCTCCCAATTAATAGGCGCTGGCAGAGCACGGCCCTTGTGGCTGGGGTCACCTGTCCCTCCTCCAAGTCTCAAACCCATCTTGGCAGCCCGGTGGTCGCCGGTAGCCCGTAACGGGGCTGCCCTCCTTCCTACCGAGGCTTCCCGTCCCCGAGACTCTTGGTgccagcggggcgggggggctacCGAGCGGGTCCTGCCGCTCGCCCACGGCGGTGCCCGGACGcggggccccggggcggcggggcggggcggggccccgGGGCGgtggtgccggtgccggtgcggggccgggctCACGTTACGGCGGCTCCATtggctgcggcggggcggggcggtgccgcCCAGGCAgcgccgggaggcggcggcgggcacggCCGGGCGATCcgccgctgccgctccgacaccgacaCCGGCACCGGCGggaccgggagcggggccgggccgggcatgGACAGCGGCCGCCCGGACCAGCTCGGCGCCGACCGGGTGAGTGTCGCCGCGGGCaccgggaggggacgggggacccTGGCCCGCGCCCCGCCTGGGCATCGCCGTGATGTCAGGGCGCTGCCAGTGACATCAGCGCTGTGACATCATGCTCAAGGCCAAGGCGGCATGGGGGGACGTGGGTGTCCAGTGGGATGCGGGCGACCGGTGGGACACGGGTGGCTATGGGATGTGGGTGGCCAAGGGCCACGGTGTCCAGCCATCAGGGTGCCAGCGGTACCGCCGCCCTGGAGCTgccaccctgctgccctcctgggctGCCCTGAAGGGACCGGCGGTGACAGGGTGGCCCAGCCGGCTCCCCTGGGCCTGCCACACGCCTACCCAGATCCCCGTGGCCGGGTGTGCTGGCGTCCCCggccagggctgggatggggcagctCGGAGCAGTGGCATGTTGCCAACAGGGCTCTCTGAGAGGGTCCCAGCTGGTGGGGACCGGGACGGGGACAGAACAGGGACAGCCTGGCCAGCAGCTCTGTCGGGGCCGGCCGGGGGGGCTTTGGGTTTACCCGGTAAACCCCCGGGTTTACTGGGGCCTGGTTTACCAGGATGGGGGAGCGATCCCTCCAGCTTGCTCGGCTTCCCGCGGCTCTAGCACAGAAAGGAAAGCGGACGTAACACCCTGCTTTTGGGTTCAGACAATAGGAATTCAAGAGCGAGGAGCGGCCCAGCTGCGGGAGCTAGCCTGCCCTTCCAGCGCCTGCCCGGCCACACTCCCttcagccccagcccccccacgcTCCCCAGCGCTTTGGGGGGCCCCCGGCCCTGGGCGCAGGCCTGGCTGCACCCTGACGTCACCTGGGGTGTCCCCGGCTGGAGGGCACGGGGTGGGTGGGGTGGCCCTGCCAACGCGTGGGGGGAGCGCCCCACCCCAGCACCCGTGGGTGCCCTGGGGCTGCCGCCAGCCCCGCACCATCGAGCAGGGTTCTGCCAGCGGGGTGTCCTGGCTGCCATcccaccagggctggggggaactgggggggccAGCTGGGGGGCCAGTGGGGCGCCTGGCTCCTACGTGCCGCAGCCCTGTGTCATTTCCCGCAGgcacggctggggctgggtgcCTGCTTGCTCACCCGACATGCCACTGCACGCCGGCCGGCTCCATGCAGGAGCCGCGGGAAAGCGGGGCCCAGGGCTGCGGGCAAGCCAGGACCTGCGCCCCGCTCCCCACTGCACAGCCGTCCCGGCGAGCAAAGCCCCCCCCCGAGCTGGGGTTGGAGGGCGTGGGGTGCcaggggggtgggatgggggctaCGGTGCTGGCCGCCTGGAATAGGGATGAGGGTGCTGACCTGCCCTTTCTCCCCAGCGGtgccggcgggaggcgggggtggCACTGCGGGCGCACATGCACGGCACGCGGCAGGTGCCGCACCACCCTGGAGGGGCACCGGCCCCCCGTCCACCGCGCCCCAGCTCGGCGGCGGACTCATCCtgcagcctggagcaggggggtgaggaggaggaaggggggggcccggctgcccgctcccccccagccagcGAGCGCAGCCTGGAGTTTGACTCAGGGTATTCGGAGGCGTCGGGCGGCACGTGGCGGGAGGAGGAGGTGCCCGTGCGACGCCGGCACCCACCGCCCTGCCAGCGGGCGCACCGGCTctccgccggccccgctgccccaccaccagcccccaccCGCCGTGCCCGCCCCAAATCCACCTCGGACGCCTGCCTGGAGCAGTGGCGGGTGCTGGAGCCGGCCGACACGCAGGACTGGACCGTGGCGCTGCTGTCACAGAGCCGGAACCGTCAGCCCCTAGTGCTGGGCGACAACTGCTTCGCCGACCTGGTGGAGAACTGGATGGACCTGCCCGAGGTGGGCACTGAACCCCGGCGCCGAACCCCCGCCGAGCCCTCCCGCCGGCTGGCCAAGCCCCCTGCCTTCCTGCTCAGCCTCTCAGGCAACGTACGCCGTAAACTGGCCAACATGGCCCGACCCCGGGGAGCCGAGGGTGCCCGGCTGGCGGGCCGCGAAGCCACCAAGCGTTTCTCCtgcccgctggggctggggggacagccCAAGGGCGCCTGCTTCCACCAGTCCCACAGCAACATCGCTCAGTTGGCCACGGACTTCCACCGCTTCACCGCCCTCATGAACAGCCGCAGCCGCCAGCCCATCATCTGCAACGACGTTATCGGCTACATttagccctgcctgcacccttcTCCGCTGTAAATAAACCCCAATTTTGTACGGTACGGGCACAGTGATGTTtatcggggtgggggggctgcctgcaccctgaCTCCGGGCAGGGGCAAGCAAGGTTGGTTTATTTTTGCGACGAGGGCCAACGCACCAGAGCTCAGCTGTTTTTAttgcatggcgggggggggggggggtcactcaggggagggagcagaggagggggggtcGGGCATCTTCAGCCTCAGGATCTTCTCCCTCACACACGTAGGTCAGCTGCAGCTCCCGCCGCCTTGGCTCCCCAGCATCCTCCAGGCTCGCTGATAACCTGTACCGGGGAAAGGGGGTTTTGGGGACACTGGCTTGTCCCCCCAGCTTGGTTGGGCACCCCGGGGGGGCCCTAGGCCCCCCCAGGGCacccggccaggctggggggATGCAGAGGCCGGCAGTGAGGGGCCGGGCAGGGGTCCCGCCACGGGAAATGCTGCCGGCAGGATGTTTATCCAGCAGCCGGCTGGGAGCTGCGCTGCAGCTGGAGCGGCtcaggatggagggagaggggtCTGGCAGCCCCACTCCCCTCCCCGGGGAAGGATTGGGCCCTAGAGCTGGGGATCTACCTCTGTGCCAGCTGCCGGGCCCGTGTCTCCTCGTCCCCACCCCTGTCGTAGAGCATGGTGTAGCCGTGCAGGAGCATGGTCACGGTCCAGCCATGCGTGCTCTGCAAGAGGTGGGTGTCAGGATCTGGCCCTGTACCCCCTCCAGGGTGACCCAGCTGGGTGTCGCCTGCCCCAGGCTCACCTGCATCCAGTCCAGCACCTCCTGCACCGTCATCTCCTGCCCGTCTGCGCCGACCGCCTGCATCTCCAGACGGTCCCAGCAGCTCCACTCCTGCCCGCCATACTgcaaggggggagcggggggtagcagctggcactgccacccccccatcccggctgcccagccccatggGACAGGGATTGGTGGGGCGGGAGGGCTGAGGTACAGCAGGGCAGGTGAAGGGACCAGTCGGGGAGCAGGGGGACGGGGGCGCCGTGGTGGGCTAGGGGCAACGGGGGGCACTGCCGTCCTCCCATCCCTGCTCGGGTCCAGGGGCAACGAGGGGCACtgctgtccccccatccctgctcaggTCCAGGGGCAGTGAGGGGCACtgctgtccccccatccctgctcggGTCCAGGGGCAGTGAGGGGAACCACCAACCCCCCAGTACAGCAGGGGGGGACCAGGGTTGGTGTGGGGccagcgcagcccccagccccaggccagGAAGGGCACACAAAGAGCCATTGAAgcgctgcccagccccacacaaTCGCCTCTTCTCGTGCCTGTGGCCCCCTGACCCCGGCTCCGGCCTGAAGGGGCCGGCGAGGCACCAAACTCGGGGCCAAGCGCAGGATGCGGGCCCCGCGCCGTCTGGCATGGCTGCCCTGCCATCTGCCCTCGCCGCAggcagcaccagcccctgcccGTCCCCGCTCAGAAGGGGTGTTCACACCTGGCCGCTCGTCCcctcctgccttctgctgccttctcaccTCCTGCCTTCTGCTGTCTGCACTTATCCCACCGGGGTGGAAAGGGCTTAACCCCATCCTCGCCGGGGCAGTACGGACCCAGGCCATTGCCCAGCGCAGAGGGAATTGCGCTGCCTGTCCCAGCGCCCCCGAAAGCCTGTGCCCTGGCAGATGCTGCCCCCCAAGGCGGGCATCCTGGGACCACAGGTGACGCCAAGTGGGTTTGTGGgatgtgtcttcccaccacggcTGGCTAAGCAACTGGGCACGTCCTTGCCGTGGGACACGGGGTGCCAGGCACTGCCGCGGGGACTAGAGGGCACGGCCAGTCCCAACAGCATCCCCTACCCAGGGATGGTGCCAACCTGGGGGcactgcagccaggcagccctgtgtggggtgcgagggggccgtggggcagccggACAGCCCAAAGTGATGCCAGAGTCGGTGCGAGGCAATGGAGacacctccctccccctcttcctgCCCCCGGCCCTGGGCCCCCCGGGCCAATCTGGTTCCAATCGGCGCTTCCTGCCGTGCCGGAAGGGCTGCCTCGCACGCCATAAACCCCCAGACAAAGGGGCCTCTATCGCCCAGACGGTCCCAATCTGGGCAGGCCCCcgcccccgcgctccctccccagCAGAGCGGCTGCGGGCCGGCCCCCCACCACCaggacccccggccccgctcctcccgggCAGCCCTTCCCGGCCCGGTGCCAGCTGCTCTCCGgctgctgcagctgttttccaTAAGCCAGATGTGCTCGgctgccgcctcccccccgccctctgGCCGCGGGGCTGGCCGTGGGGCCCACTgtggggcggcggggctgcctcagccccacagagcatCATCCTGGTTGGGCCCGAAGCTGGGGCGAGCGGGACGGCGGTGGTGGCTGGGTGCCAGGCAGGGGCAGCCACAGGAAGGAGCCGATTCCTCGCTGCCTGGCGGTGTTCCTGGCCCACCGCGGCACCGGGATCCATTTCCGGAGacccagggccagggctgcccctCCTGCATTGCCACCTCCTTGCTCCTTGGGTCCCTCTGGCATCACAGCACCTGCCCTCGAGGCACCCAAGACCCCTGGGTGTCTGCCACCCGCCCTGCCCAAGGGAGAGGGTCCTACCTGGTaggtggggggtggcgggggatgCGTGCGGAGCAGCCAGCAGTCAGACAGCCGGAGGTTGCTCTTGCGGTAGCAGCTGAGGTCCCGGCACCCCCACACCAGTTTGTAGATCTCCAGGCACGCCAGCCCGGCCACAGCCGCTGTGGTGGTGATGATGGCGGGCACGATGCGCCCAGCGATCCGCTTGCTCTGAGGACGGGAGTGGTGTCACCAGCTGCCCCGCGCAGGATGGGGACCCCCAGTCCCGTGGGCTGCCCCTCTCACCGTCAGCCAGTCAGCAGGGGGGATGCCATAGTTCTCCGCGCGCAGGTTGGATGCTGCTGTGATAAAGTCCACGTGGATGTTGTCGTCCTGCAGGGAAGAGTGCAGAGAGAGACGTCAACGTCTCATGGGGATATTGGTGTCCCACAGGGACTAGCAGCCACCAACCCCCCGGGCTGAGTGGGgctgcctgcccagccccaggtACCTTCTCGAAGTGGATGGGCTCCATCAGGGGCACTTGCACCTCCTCGCCCCCAGTCAGCTCCTGCCTCCGCTGCACCAGGTCCT is drawn from Chroicocephalus ridibundus chromosome 10, bChrRid1.1, whole genome shotgun sequence and contains these coding sequences:
- the INKA1 gene encoding PAK4-inhibitor INKA1, which produces MDSGRPDQLGADRRCRREAGVALRAHMHGTRQVPHHPGGAPAPRPPRPSSAADSSCSLEQGGEEEEGGGPAARSPPASERSLEFDSGYSEASGGTWREEEVPVRRRHPPPCQRAHRLSAGPAAPPPAPTRRARPKSTSDACLEQWRVLEPADTQDWTVALLSQSRNRQPLVLGDNCFADLVENWMDLPEVGTEPRRRTPAEPSRRLAKPPAFLLSLSGNVRRKLANMARPRGAEGARLAGREATKRFSCPLGLGGQPKGACFHQSHSNIAQLATDFHRFTALMNSRSRQPIICNDVIGYI
- the CDHR4 gene encoding cadherin-related family member 4, translating into MDMHRRLTFLLLLLLGLCASGTFVRATALHGLPLVVALSEDAAPGTRVVEVTVSCSNASGSPNITLHGVEPGHPFNTITVNTDPMVTTTFRAEVTLRAGAELDAHQVNQYTLTLRAACPGEEEVEERLFVQVTAGQVLRCDAPFTSTGRRWGVAGAGWRGPRVPAGTGVPRLCCAAGGDVVRVSADVAPRTPLYVVLPQPLGGLTFRLRNQDTPLTLTHRGLVLAPAGGFNPSKDTQRFRLEIEVMDRHGHNCSGAVTVEVLPSQRPSVTFREPQWAVTVPEGTSPLEVVTQVHASGDNVRYAILAPTVPVLFTIDEVTGEIRSTRRLDVAHARLLVQAYNTLNPADRATAMINITVQEVDRRAPSCVPAISVSQVPETVSPGTTLVTLRCTDPTGAKDCLHYGLEGPPASLSRFRMEGPQLQVNTTLDYDSEAMAAVGFQFTATIMVTAGGQSPRSTRVPVLVTVTPVNEFTPACPNGADFTVLETAAFGSTVGRVAGSDRDYPPDSLEYSLEGGTGPMQPFSIDTRTGDIRVVGPLDSQRYKRYRLMVRLTDTRNDLDPAKRWSRLCDVVVRLQAVPNQAPVCTPEVQELWIMARLGSRQPVTRLACQGSLDGAALAYAIAGGNEDGRFWLEGNTLFYLSNDLAEPRTFVLLVEVWGSPGVPRRSTVVALVVRVTPWTTPVPPSTTTWHTTLQKELLVITRTEAAWLPPAWFVTVLTVSSALLLAALGCVARSLLCSNKASGKLLLDKSSWDVVEQRGGEEERGRPHAGSPGQFDGRAQDPRTGRDYLFNSVTGARRWI